Proteins encoded together in one Gemmatimonadota bacterium window:
- a CDS encoding IS1182 family transposase has protein sequence MARYKPIDTSPRLLPVNLAAQLLPGTFEHAVDHLLEHAIDLSSFDARFRNDTTGAPAYPPAVLLKVVLCAYARGIVSSRAIARLCEDHVTFIALCGARTPHFTTIAAFVSTLGTDIAHVFAAVLAVCDQQGLIGREMFAIDGVKLPSNAAKRRSGKRADFERQAEKLEAAAATMLARHRAADTTDEAPPDPPGGPSSTRRTREAERVARLEHDAAQLRTWLAAHPDDRRSAKGAVRLSNRTDPDSAKMATGKGVVQGYTAVAAVDAKTQIIVDAQAHGTGTEQELLLPVVAALAPQCTATTLITADAGYHSEANLRALAAWDRPALIADNGMRARDERFATQGRHQQGPDPLHDKSRSTATLPVYQPRDFTYDPVARTCVCPAGKSLYRKGKDLVVKGYRGAQFRGAKRDCMPCAHRTRCLRTPERTETRQVMFFDGPAPDRPESYTRQMQRRLDSAEGRAQYGRRFATVEPVFANLRHNKGLARFTLRGRTKVDGQWKLFCLVHNIEKLAHAGYAA, from the coding sequence ATGGCCCGCTACAAGCCGATCGACACCAGCCCGCGCCTGCTGCCGGTCAACCTTGCCGCGCAACTGCTCCCGGGCACGTTCGAGCATGCGGTCGATCACCTGCTGGAGCACGCGATCGATCTGTCGAGCTTCGACGCCCGCTTCCGGAACGACACGACCGGCGCCCCGGCCTATCCGCCGGCGGTCCTGCTGAAGGTCGTGCTCTGTGCCTACGCGCGCGGGATCGTGAGCAGCCGGGCGATCGCGCGCCTGTGCGAGGACCACGTCACGTTCATCGCGCTGTGCGGGGCGCGCACGCCGCACTTCACGACCATCGCCGCCTTCGTGAGCACACTCGGCACCGACATCGCCCACGTCTTCGCGGCGGTGCTCGCCGTCTGCGATCAGCAGGGCCTGATCGGCCGCGAGATGTTCGCGATCGATGGCGTGAAGTTGCCGAGCAACGCCGCAAAGCGCCGCAGCGGCAAGCGTGCCGACTTCGAGCGGCAAGCCGAGAAGCTCGAAGCCGCGGCGGCCACCATGCTCGCGCGCCATCGCGCGGCCGATACCACCGACGAGGCGCCGCCGGACCCGCCAGGGGGGCCATCATCGACGCGCCGCACGCGCGAGGCCGAGCGGGTAGCGCGGCTGGAGCACGACGCGGCGCAGCTGCGCACGTGGCTCGCCGCACATCCCGATGACCGACGCAGCGCCAAAGGCGCGGTGCGCCTGAGCAACCGCACCGATCCGGACAGCGCGAAGATGGCCACGGGCAAAGGGGTTGTGCAGGGCTACACCGCCGTGGCCGCGGTCGACGCCAAGACGCAGATCATCGTGGACGCGCAGGCCCATGGCACCGGGACCGAGCAGGAGTTGCTGCTGCCGGTCGTCGCGGCGCTCGCGCCGCAGTGCACGGCGACGACACTGATTACCGCCGATGCTGGCTACCACAGTGAGGCCAACCTGCGCGCGCTCGCGGCGTGGGACCGGCCGGCCCTCATCGCCGACAACGGCATGCGCGCGCGCGACGAGCGCTTCGCCACGCAGGGCCGACATCAGCAGGGGCCCGATCCGCTGCACGACAAGTCGCGCAGCACCGCCACGCTCCCGGTCTATCAACCGCGCGACTTCACCTATGACCCGGTCGCGCGTACCTGCGTGTGTCCGGCGGGCAAGTCGCTCTATCGGAAGGGGAAGGACCTCGTGGTGAAGGGCTATCGCGGCGCGCAATTCCGTGGGGCCAAACGCGACTGCATGCCGTGTGCGCATCGCACGCGCTGCCTGCGCACACCCGAGCGCACGGAGACGCGGCAAGTGATGTTCTTCGACGGGCCCGCGCCCGATCGGCCCGAGAGCTATACCCGGCAGATGCAACGCCGCCTCGACTCGGCCGAGGGCCGCGCGCAGTACGGGCGCCGCTTCGCGACGGTGGAGCCGGTCTTCGCGAACCTCCGGCACAACAAGGGACTCGCGCGCTTCACCCTGCGCGGCCGCACCAAGGTCGACGGGCAGTGGAAGCTCTTCTGCCTGGTCCACAACATCGAGAAGCTCGCCCACGCGGGGTACGCCGCCTAA
- a CDS encoding type II toxin-antitoxin system HicB family antitoxin: protein MTVEFTAVYREVPEGFIAFVEELPGANTQGATLDEARENLREAVTLVLETNRALAEEDLVGTTVIREPFRLSA, encoded by the coding sequence ATGACCGTCGAGTTCACCGCTGTGTATCGCGAAGTCCCCGAAGGGTTTATCGCCTTTGTCGAGGAGCTTCCCGGGGCCAACACGCAGGGCGCCACCCTCGACGAGGCCCGGGAAAACCTGCGCGAAGCCGTCACCCTGGTCCTCGAGACCAACCGCGCCCTCGCCGAAGAAGACCTCGTCGGGACCACCGTAATTCGCGAACCGTTCCGCCTCTCGGCGTAG
- a CDS encoding nuclear transport factor 2 family protein, with the protein MIRATTILVMMVLGATDAPAQAVALVAPRDTSPIAVVRAYVAAFNAKDLDAMMAHVSPGMVWLNVAGDSATLGGRGVDAFQRLLARYFREVPTAQSELLAVRALGPWVTTHERTRWSAPTAGAGGQSSVVVYEVRAGLVHRVWYYPAEP; encoded by the coding sequence ATGATCCGAGCCACGACGATACTCGTGATGATGGTGCTGGGCGCGACGGACGCGCCCGCCCAAGCCGTTGCTTTGGTCGCGCCAAGAGACACCAGCCCGATCGCGGTCGTGCGCGCGTACGTGGCGGCGTTCAACGCAAAGGACCTCGACGCGATGATGGCGCACGTCTCACCTGGGATGGTTTGGCTGAACGTCGCGGGAGACTCGGCCACGCTCGGCGGACGAGGTGTCGACGCCTTTCAGCGCCTGCTGGCCCGTTACTTTCGCGAAGTACCCACCGCCCAGTCGGAGCTCTTGGCAGTGCGCGCCCTGGGACCGTGGGTCACCACGCACGAGCGGACGCGCTGGAGTGCGCCGACGGCTGGGGCGGGCGGGCAGTCGAGCGTCGTCGTGTATGAGGTGCGTGCCGGGCTGGTGCATCGCGTGTGGTACTACCCTGCGGAGCCGTAA
- a CDS encoding type II toxin-antitoxin system HicA family toxin, whose product MKRVDLIRHLEAQGCRLLREGGSHSVYLNPEKRRVSTVPRHREVNDFLARKICRDLEIAEP is encoded by the coding sequence GTGAAACGCGTCGACCTCATTCGGCATCTGGAAGCGCAGGGCTGCCGCCTCCTCCGGGAAGGCGGCAGTCATTCCGTCTACCTCAATCCCGAGAAGCGGCGCGTCTCGACGGTGCCGCGACATCGCGAAGTCAACGACTTCCTGGCCCGCAAGATTTGTCGCGACCTCGAGATCGCCGAGCCGTGA
- a CDS encoding IS256 family transposase translates to MARRKRASAATLPAGLTAEVLDQLVAGVQTPADFQVVWRQLQKAMAERVLRAELTHHLGYPAGGERGPDGNARNGSSPKTLLTESGAVALDVPRDRTGSFAPQFVPKGARRLPGFDETVLMLYARGLSTRELQAFLEERYQVPVSPDLISTVTHEVLAEVETWQQRPLEPLYVAVAFDALRVKIRADGVVQNKAVYLALGVQPDGTKAVLGFWIAQTEGAAFWHRVFGELQGRGVSDILVALIDGLSGLPDALHAVFPHTVIHQCVVHLVRQSLQYVTWKDRKTVAVALRAIYQAPSEAAARAALTRFTESPLGQRHAPITAIWERHWERITPALAYPLAVRRVLYTTNAIESLNMQIRKVIKTRGHFPTDEAASKLLFLALRNIEKKWRARPAPEWRAALPHLKLLFGSRLPEYA, encoded by the coding sequence ATGGCTCGACGGAAGCGGGCGTCGGCAGCGACGTTGCCGGCGGGACTGACGGCGGAGGTGTTGGACCAACTGGTGGCCGGGGTGCAGACGCCGGCCGACTTCCAAGTGGTCTGGCGGCAGTTGCAGAAGGCGATGGCGGAGCGCGTGCTTAGGGCCGAGCTGACGCATCACCTGGGCTATCCGGCGGGCGGGGAGCGGGGCCCGGATGGCAATGCGCGGAACGGCTCATCGCCCAAGACGCTGCTCACCGAGAGCGGCGCGGTGGCGCTCGACGTCCCGCGCGACCGGACCGGGAGCTTTGCTCCGCAGTTCGTGCCGAAGGGCGCGCGCCGCTTGCCCGGCTTCGACGAAACGGTGTTGATGCTCTACGCGCGCGGCTTGAGCACGCGCGAGTTGCAGGCGTTTCTCGAGGAGCGCTATCAGGTGCCCGTGTCGCCGGACCTGATCAGCACCGTGACGCACGAAGTGCTCGCGGAGGTCGAGACGTGGCAGCAGCGCCCCCTGGAGCCGCTGTACGTCGCCGTCGCGTTTGATGCGCTGCGCGTGAAGATCCGCGCCGACGGCGTGGTGCAGAACAAAGCGGTCTACCTCGCCCTCGGCGTGCAACCCGACGGCACCAAGGCGGTGCTCGGCTTCTGGATCGCCCAGACGGAAGGGGCGGCGTTCTGGCATCGCGTCTTTGGGGAGTTGCAGGGGCGCGGCGTGAGCGACATCCTCGTCGCCTTGATCGACGGGCTGTCGGGCCTGCCCGATGCGTTGCACGCCGTGTTTCCGCACACCGTGATCCACCAGTGCGTCGTGCATCTCGTGCGGCAAAGCCTCCAGTACGTCACGTGGAAGGACCGGAAGACGGTCGCCGTGGCGCTGCGGGCGATCTACCAGGCCCCCAGCGAAGCCGCGGCGCGCGCGGCCCTCACGCGCTTCACCGAGAGTCCGCTGGGCCAACGGCACGCGCCCATCACGGCGATCTGGGAGCGCCACTGGGAGCGGATCACGCCAGCGCTCGCGTATCCGCTGGCGGTCCGCCGCGTACTCTACACCACGAATGCCATCGAAAGTCTCAACATGCAGATCCGCAAAGTGATCAAGACGCGTGGCCACTTCCCGACCGATGAGGCGGCGAGCAAGCTGCTGTTTCTGGCGCTCCGCAACATCGAGAAGAAATGGCGCGCGCGTCCCGCGCCCGAATGGCGCGCCGCGCTGCCGCACCTGAAACTGCTCTTCGGCTCACGCCTGCCCGAATACGCGTGA